Proteins encoded in a region of the Streptococcus sanguinis genome:
- a CDS encoding PrsW family intramembrane metalloprotease: protein MKKNIVLFIFLLLSAIGLEYETQAYTTGSMSGTSYGIVGLSALLALLYIVPALLLIRQLGKKWQTPALSLGVALLGGLFISGWTSGLANTYIHEWVSTSFPNTLLSDLENAIAAPLVEEPLKLLAVAFAVYLVPVKKLKSFLLLGITAGMGFQISEDFSYILSDLPEGFSFTISGILGRITGGIASHWLYTALTTLGLALMLRYAKTQKNYFRVGLFYFLAAFVLHFFWNSPLTAIETDIPIIVPAMTALAVFIFYQAYRTAHKIDQEELEVE, encoded by the coding sequence ATGAAGAAAAATATTGTTCTTTTCATTTTTCTCCTTCTGAGCGCGATTGGCTTAGAATACGAGACACAAGCCTATACTACTGGCAGTATGTCAGGTACTTCCTATGGGATTGTCGGACTGTCAGCCCTCTTGGCTCTGCTCTATATCGTCCCTGCCCTGCTTTTGATTCGTCAACTGGGAAAAAAATGGCAGACGCCTGCACTTAGCCTTGGGGTAGCTCTGCTAGGTGGCCTTTTCATTTCTGGCTGGACCTCTGGCTTGGCTAATACCTATATCCACGAGTGGGTTAGCACCAGCTTCCCAAATACTCTGCTCAGTGACCTAGAAAATGCTATCGCAGCTCCGCTGGTTGAAGAACCCCTCAAGCTGTTGGCAGTTGCCTTTGCTGTCTATCTAGTGCCCGTCAAAAAGCTCAAATCCTTTTTGCTGCTGGGCATTACGGCTGGCATGGGCTTTCAGATTAGCGAAGATTTCTCTTATATCCTCTCTGACCTGCCCGAAGGCTTCTCCTTCACCATCTCTGGGATTCTAGGACGTATCACTGGCGGCATTGCCTCTCACTGGCTCTACACCGCCCTAACCACTCTCGGTCTGGCTCTCATGCTACGCTATGCCAAAACTCAGAAAAATTATTTCCGAGTGGGGCTCTTCTACTTCCTAGCAGCCTTCGTTCTCCACTTCTTCTGGAATTCACCGCTGACTGCTATCGAAACGGACATCCCAATCATCGTACCTGCCATGACTGCTCTGGCTGTCTTTATCTTTTACCAAGCCTACCGAACAGCCCATAAAATCGACCAAGAAGAATTGGAAGTAGAATAA
- a CDS encoding bifunctional glycosyltransferase family 2/GtrA family protein — translation MDMDYLVIPAYEPDYNLIKLIKKIHHKSDFHIIVIDDGSSSKCQIVFEQAEQYATVLRHQVNQGKGQALKTAFTFIQALKIYGTVVTADADGQHKVWDIFRVAAKASENPNRLILGARAFAGKVPLRSRFGNSLTRAFFRLQTGVGVSDTQTGLRAFTTNMIPFMLKVEGQRYEYEMNMLLESSKEYPILEVPIETVYINDNQGSHFRPIRDGLMIYKNIFKFALTSLSSFVVDYIVYALALLFLAAVPTSLRILLANGIARVTSSIFNYSTNKRLVFKNDDSILKTGTGYFSLAVVLFILDTLLIRLFYAVFGLNLLIVKIIVGILLFTVSWMVQKRFIFKERTHTVS, via the coding sequence ATGGATATGGATTATCTAGTGATTCCGGCCTATGAGCCTGATTATAATCTTATTAAGCTGATAAAAAAAATTCACCATAAGAGTGATTTTCATATCATTGTTATCGATGACGGCAGCTCATCTAAATGCCAGATAGTCTTTGAGCAGGCGGAGCAGTACGCGACTGTGCTTCGTCATCAGGTCAATCAAGGCAAGGGGCAAGCGCTGAAAACTGCTTTTACCTTTATCCAAGCACTGAAGATATACGGAACGGTGGTAACAGCAGATGCGGATGGCCAGCACAAGGTCTGGGATATTTTCCGCGTAGCGGCCAAAGCTTCTGAAAATCCCAATCGGCTGATTCTGGGAGCACGCGCATTTGCTGGCAAGGTGCCTCTGCGCAGCCGCTTCGGCAATAGTCTGACTCGGGCTTTCTTCAGGCTTCAGACTGGCGTGGGTGTCTCCGATACTCAGACAGGCTTGCGAGCCTTTACGACCAACATGATCCCATTTATGCTAAAGGTAGAGGGCCAGCGCTATGAGTATGAAATGAACATGCTCTTAGAATCCAGCAAGGAATATCCCATTTTGGAAGTGCCCATTGAGACGGTCTATATCAATGACAATCAAGGCTCCCACTTCCGGCCGATTCGGGATGGGCTCATGATTTATAAAAATATTTTTAAATTCGCTCTGACTTCTCTCAGCAGTTTCGTCGTTGACTACATCGTCTATGCTCTGGCTCTCTTGTTTTTAGCCGCTGTGCCGACCAGCCTGAGAATTCTTTTAGCTAACGGAATTGCCCGCGTGACCAGCTCAATATTTAACTATTCGACCAATAAAAGGCTGGTCTTTAAGAACGACGACAGTATACTCAAGACAGGAACTGGCTATTTCAGCCTAGCTGTGGTGCTCTTTATCCTAGATACACTGCTGATTCGCCTCTTCTACGCTGTCTTTGGTCTTAATCTTCTGATTGTCAAAATCATCGTCGGCATTTTACTCTTCACCGTCTCCTGGATGGTCCAAAAGAGATTTATTTTTAAGGAAAGGACACACACCGTATCATGA
- a CDS encoding phosphodiester glycosidase family protein has translation MKFLKKRYAYASIFGLLLTASFSYSMLKTFVIAETISTVSSTSSSSNAEAASKAAETATVTDTSYSDDNISVTLTEKTVSNTQVYIADVTVSSSEYLKTAFAQNTYGNNVTAKTSETAANNNAILAVNGDYYGANTTGYVIRNGAVYRDTVREDSSNGDLAIYKDGSFKIIYENQVSADQLVKDGVVNLLAFGPSLVENGEIVVDTNSEVGQSMSSNPRTAIGIIDENHYIIIVSDGRTTESEGLSLYQMAEIMKSYGVKTAYNLDGGGSSTLYFNGQVINKPTTNGNTISERSVSDIVYIGY, from the coding sequence ATGAAATTTTTAAAGAAACGCTATGCCTATGCCTCCATTTTCGGGCTGCTTCTGACAGCTTCTTTCAGCTACTCCATGCTGAAAACCTTTGTCATCGCAGAGACCATTTCCACGGTTTCAAGTACGAGTTCGTCGTCCAATGCCGAGGCTGCCAGCAAGGCTGCGGAAACAGCGACTGTGACGGATACCAGTTATTCAGACGACAACATCTCGGTCACGTTGACTGAAAAGACCGTCAGCAACACCCAGGTCTACATCGCTGATGTGACCGTCAGCTCATCAGAATACCTGAAAACGGCCTTTGCCCAAAACACCTACGGAAACAATGTCACCGCCAAGACCTCAGAAACGGCTGCTAACAACAATGCCATCCTAGCGGTCAATGGCGACTACTATGGAGCCAACACAACTGGCTATGTCATCCGCAATGGCGCCGTCTACCGCGATACCGTCCGAGAAGACTCCAGCAATGGTGATTTGGCTATTTACAAAGACGGCTCCTTCAAGATTATCTATGAAAATCAAGTCTCTGCCGATCAACTGGTTAAAGACGGCGTGGTTAATCTCTTGGCCTTCGGCCCATCTCTTGTAGAAAATGGTGAAATTGTCGTTGATACCAACTCCGAAGTCGGCCAGTCCATGTCTTCCAATCCTCGGACAGCTATCGGTATCATTGATGAAAACCACTATATCATCATTGTTTCAGACGGACGCACCACAGAAAGCGAGGGGCTTTCCCTCTACCAGATGGCAGAAATCATGAAGTCTTACGGTGTCAAGACCGCTTATAACCTTGATGGCGGCGGCTCCTCTACACTTTACTTTAACGGTCAGGTCATTAACAAACCTACAACCAACGGAAACACTATCTCAGAAAGGTCGGTGAGTGATATTGTCTACATCGGTTACTAA
- a CDS encoding histidine phosphatase family protein, protein MKDLYLMRHGQTFFNQEGLVQGACDSPLTELGQEQARQAGAYLKERGIRFGRLYSSTQERASDTLELVSGRTDYTRLKGIKEWSFGLFEAQPERLQPKFRPGATSFEDLFVPYGGEGVDQVGERVLVTLTEVMEQADAEPVLAVSHGGAMWAFYLKIAAQDLDPKVRFGNCAICHYHYEQGHFKLAEVIDPLTGDVYECE, encoded by the coding sequence ATGAAAGATTTATACTTGATGCGGCACGGTCAGACTTTTTTCAATCAAGAAGGCTTGGTGCAGGGAGCTTGCGACTCTCCTTTGACTGAACTGGGGCAGGAACAGGCCCGGCAGGCAGGAGCTTATTTGAAAGAGCGGGGCATTCGTTTTGGACGTCTCTACTCTTCTACTCAGGAGCGGGCTTCTGATACGCTGGAACTTGTCTCTGGCCGGACCGACTATACTCGCCTTAAGGGCATTAAAGAATGGAGCTTTGGTCTTTTTGAAGCTCAGCCCGAACGCCTGCAACCGAAATTTCGGCCAGGAGCTACCTCTTTTGAAGACCTCTTCGTCCCCTATGGCGGAGAAGGTGTGGACCAAGTCGGTGAGCGCGTGCTAGTCACTCTGACTGAGGTCATGGAGCAGGCGGATGCAGAGCCAGTCTTGGCCGTCAGCCACGGCGGTGCCATGTGGGCCTTCTATCTCAAGATTGCGGCTCAAGACCTCGACCCCAAGGTACGCTTTGGCAACTGCGCCATTTGTCATTACCATTATGAGCAGGGACACTTTAAGCTAGCAGAAGTCATTGACCCGCTGACGGGTGATGTTTATGAGTGTGAATGA
- a CDS encoding histidine phosphatase family protein — MIAKSLYLMRHGQTLFNLRHKVQGWCDAPLTDFGIYQAKVAGQYFKDAGITFDDAYSSTQERACDTLELVTDGKIPYKRVKGLKEWNFGTFEGESEDLNPPLPYGDFFVTYGGESQDQVRERMAATVLKLMQETDGQSVLMVSHGAAMANFARAWQKNWRLESLGHMTNCGILKFTFEHDQFYLEKVIGHDFSNWKEK; from the coding sequence ATGATTGCAAAATCTCTTTATCTGATGCGGCATGGCCAGACGCTTTTCAACCTACGCCATAAGGTGCAGGGTTGGTGTGATGCTCCTCTTACTGATTTTGGCATCTATCAAGCCAAGGTGGCAGGGCAATATTTTAAGGATGCCGGAATTACTTTTGATGATGCTTATAGCTCTACTCAAGAGCGGGCCTGTGATACCTTGGAATTGGTAACGGACGGTAAGATTCCCTATAAGCGTGTCAAGGGACTCAAGGAGTGGAACTTTGGCACTTTTGAAGGGGAAAGCGAGGATCTTAATCCGCCCCTGCCCTATGGAGATTTCTTTGTGACCTATGGCGGTGAATCACAAGATCAGGTCAGGGAGCGCATGGCTGCGACCGTTCTCAAGCTCATGCAAGAGACAGATGGCCAGTCCGTGCTCATGGTCTCTCATGGCGCAGCTATGGCCAATTTTGCCAGAGCTTGGCAGAAAAACTGGCGTCTGGAAAGTCTAGGTCACATGACCAATTGCGGTATTTTGAAGTTTACTTTTGAACATGACCAATTTTACCTAGAAAAAGTGATTGGTCACGATTTTAGCAACTGGAAGGAAAAATAA
- a CDS encoding HAD family hydrolase has protein sequence MQGGEGFMTRKIIFLDVDGTIIDYDNHIPESAVVAIRKAREKGHLVYVCTGRSKAEMPPEIWDIGFDGMIGGNGSYVEHEGEVILHQLIPRDVAKRLVDWLQERGLEFYLESNNGLFASKGFREAARPVLRTYVLGKGVNPEKVVNMEAEEALHGLVYGGELYRDDLNKVSFILRSYQDHLDSEAAFPELKAGTWGGKGEHDLFGDLGVKDITKAHAIEVLLKNLHADKADTLAFGDAKVDIPMLDYCQVGVAMGNGGAEIKAMADLVTDSVSQDGLYKAFEKLELI, from the coding sequence ATGCAAGGAGGAGAGGGCTTTATGACAAGAAAAATCATCTTTCTGGATGTGGACGGGACCATCATCGACTATGATAATCATATACCGGAGTCTGCTGTTGTCGCCATTCGCAAGGCACGGGAAAAGGGACATTTGGTTTATGTCTGCACAGGTCGCAGCAAGGCTGAGATGCCGCCGGAAATTTGGGATATTGGCTTTGATGGGATGATTGGTGGCAACGGTTCTTATGTGGAGCATGAGGGGGAGGTTATTCTGCACCAACTGATTCCGCGAGATGTCGCTAAAAGGCTAGTCGACTGGCTTCAAGAGCGGGGGCTAGAGTTTTACCTAGAGAGTAATAACGGTCTATTTGCAAGCAAAGGCTTCCGCGAAGCAGCGCGACCAGTGCTTCGGACCTACGTCCTTGGAAAAGGTGTTAATCCAGAAAAAGTAGTAAATATGGAGGCAGAAGAAGCTCTTCACGGCCTGGTTTATGGCGGGGAGCTCTATCGGGACGACCTGAACAAAGTCAGCTTTATTCTCAGGAGCTACCAAGACCATCTGGACTCTGAGGCAGCTTTTCCTGAGCTCAAGGCAGGAACTTGGGGTGGCAAAGGTGAGCATGATCTCTTTGGTGACCTAGGTGTTAAAGACATCACCAAGGCACATGCCATTGAGGTTCTCCTGAAGAATCTTCACGCTGACAAGGCGGATACTCTGGCTTTCGGTGATGCCAAGGTTGATATTCCTATGCTGGACTATTGTCAGGTCGGGGTCGCTATGGGAAATGGCGGAGCGGAAATCAAGGCTATGGCCGATCTGGTGACAGACTCGGTCAGCCAAGACGGTCTCTACAAGGCCTTTGAAAAGTTAGAACTCATCTAA
- a CDS encoding alpha-galactosidase: MNKASILFKEECRQFHLTNDEVSYIFRVSEDGKLLQLYYGAAVPERDYSYLVELQHRPMTTYRKEGDLRYSLEHVRQEFPEYGTTDFRHPAICLRQENGSRITDFVYVSHQMVDGKPALEGLPATYTEIQTEAKTLILTLRDELTEVEVQLFYTIFADWPVIARSSKVINQGRETCYLESLASLSLDLPDADYDWLQLSGAWARERHIKERPLQQGIQSIESTRGISSPHHNPFVALKRSETTEFSGPVLGAALVYSGNFLIQAEVDTYDVTRMQLGINPFGFEWKLAAGQSFTSPEALLVYSEQGLNGMSQAFHQLFRRRLARGYWRERARPVLINNWEATYFDFSEDQLLELAEKAQEVGVELFVLDDGWFGQRTNDRAGLGDWFVNPERLPQGLGSLAEQIHGLGMKFGLWFEPEMVNKDSQLYRTHPDWLLAVPDRQPHHGRNQFVLDYSRPEVVDEIFERLSAIIEEAQLDYIKWDMNRPLTDVFSAAWPADQQGEIFHRYVLGVYDLYERLISRYPSLLFESCSSGGGRFDPGMLYYAPQAWTSDDSDAIERLKIQYGTSLLYPLSSMGAHVSIVPNHQTNRLTPLKTRGNVAFFGSFGYELDLNQLSPEELAEVREQIAFYKRHRELIHNGTFYRLQSPFKGDGQTAWMVVSQDQNTALLGTFKVLNQVNRSHQRLQLKGLAVDKVYRLEGRAYTGAELMRVGLVTTDASSGQLLEDSGQKPSYDFDSKLWLFEAGDE; the protein is encoded by the coding sequence ATGAATAAGGCGAGTATTTTGTTTAAGGAAGAGTGCAGGCAATTTCATCTGACTAACGACGAGGTTTCTTATATCTTTCGGGTTTCGGAGGATGGTAAACTCTTGCAGCTATACTACGGAGCGGCGGTTCCGGAGCGGGATTATTCTTATCTGGTGGAGCTGCAGCATCGGCCCATGACAACCTATCGGAAAGAAGGGGATTTACGCTATTCTTTGGAGCATGTACGGCAGGAATTTCCAGAATACGGCACGACAGACTTTCGCCATCCCGCTATCTGTCTGCGGCAGGAAAATGGCTCGCGTATTACTGACTTTGTCTATGTCAGTCATCAGATGGTAGATGGTAAGCCAGCTTTAGAGGGGCTGCCCGCTACTTATACAGAGATTCAAACGGAGGCTAAGACTCTTATCTTGACCCTGCGAGATGAGTTGACAGAAGTGGAAGTTCAGCTGTTTTATACGATTTTTGCTGATTGGCCGGTTATCGCTCGCTCCAGCAAAGTGATTAATCAAGGTAGGGAAACTTGCTATTTGGAATCCCTAGCTAGTCTGTCGCTGGATCTGCCAGATGCTGATTATGACTGGCTGCAGCTATCGGGAGCATGGGCCCGGGAACGCCATATCAAGGAGCGACCGCTTCAGCAGGGGATTCAGTCTATTGAGTCAACCCGCGGCATTTCCAGTCCCCACCACAATCCTTTTGTGGCTCTTAAGCGATCGGAAACGACGGAATTTTCAGGTCCAGTGCTAGGAGCGGCCTTGGTGTATTCAGGCAATTTTCTCATTCAGGCTGAGGTGGATACCTATGATGTGACACGGATGCAGCTAGGCATCAATCCTTTTGGCTTTGAGTGGAAGCTGGCTGCGGGCCAGTCCTTTACCAGTCCAGAAGCTCTGCTGGTATATTCTGAGCAGGGCCTCAACGGTATGAGTCAAGCCTTTCATCAGCTATTTCGTCGACGACTAGCTAGGGGTTACTGGCGCGAGCGAGCGCGTCCTGTGCTCATCAATAACTGGGAAGCTACCTATTTTGACTTTAGTGAGGATCAGCTGCTGGAGCTTGCTGAAAAGGCTCAGGAAGTAGGGGTGGAGCTCTTTGTGTTAGATGATGGCTGGTTTGGCCAGCGGACTAACGATCGTGCTGGGCTGGGTGATTGGTTTGTCAATCCAGAAAGGCTGCCGCAGGGGCTGGGCTCGCTAGCAGAGCAAATTCACGGTTTAGGCATGAAGTTCGGTCTTTGGTTTGAGCCGGAAATGGTCAATAAGGACAGCCAACTCTACCGAACTCATCCTGACTGGCTGCTGGCAGTGCCAGATAGACAGCCCCACCATGGTCGGAACCAGTTTGTTTTGGACTATTCTCGGCCGGAAGTAGTGGATGAGATTTTTGAGCGTCTGTCAGCGATTATCGAGGAAGCGCAGCTGGATTATATCAAATGGGATATGAATCGCCCTCTGACGGATGTCTTCTCAGCTGCCTGGCCAGCTGATCAGCAAGGAGAGATTTTTCACCGCTATGTCTTGGGTGTTTATGACTTGTATGAGCGTTTAATCAGTCGGTATCCAAGCTTGTTATTTGAGTCGTGCTCTTCAGGTGGAGGCCGATTTGATCCAGGTATGCTCTACTATGCTCCTCAAGCTTGGACCAGTGATGATTCGGATGCGATTGAGCGCTTGAAAATCCAGTATGGAACCAGTCTTCTCTACCCTCTTTCGTCCATGGGAGCCCATGTCTCCATCGTGCCCAATCATCAGACCAATCGTCTGACTCCGTTGAAGACGCGGGGCAATGTCGCCTTTTTCGGTTCCTTTGGCTATGAGCTGGATCTTAATCAGCTAAGTCCAGAAGAATTGGCTGAAGTCAGGGAACAGATAGCTTTTTACAAGCGCCATCGAGAGCTAATTCATAATGGAACTTTTTATCGACTGCAGTCGCCCTTTAAGGGAGATGGGCAGACAGCTTGGATGGTTGTCAGTCAGGATCAGAACACGGCACTTTTAGGCACTTTCAAGGTCCTCAATCAAGTCAATCGTTCTCATCAGCGCTTGCAACTGAAAGGACTGGCTGTGGATAAGGTCTATCGGCTAGAGGGGCGTGCCTATACGGGGGCTGAGCTTATGCGAGTTGGGCTGGTTACCACGGACGCTTCCAGCGGTCAGCTTTTAGAGGATTCTGGGCAAAAGCCGAGCTATGACTTTGATTCCAAACTTTGGCTGTTTGAAGCAGGGGATGAGTAG
- a CDS encoding AraC family transcriptional regulator, whose protein sequence is MNEETTNQIQLLFSGFCFIIRIKILSKSKEELMEHSLTLVKSMQFGQEDCFFAFCGYSKTEAHHSFGPAVRDVYVIHIVLEGRGTYSVGNQRYDLQEGQGFVVPPGQSVFYQADGEEPWSYVWMGLGGHLLPRYLQALGLQSGQWSFELPSLQEFKALVFESLAYEGSGITAELALQRQVYRFLELLSQRLKQTSLITESRRVNPYVQQVLELLSSHLPESLSVQELAQKLALHPSYLSRLFKDEVGKGIKEYSNDLRLNMAADLLTSSQLSVEEIASKTGFAGTQSFSKAFKKARGQSPLNFRKASSHLGQEL, encoded by the coding sequence ATGAATGAAGAAACCACTAATCAGATTCAGTTGCTGTTTAGTGGTTTTTGTTTTATAATAAGGATAAAAATTTTATCCAAATCTAAGGAGGAGCTGATGGAGCATTCGCTGACCTTGGTTAAGTCTATGCAGTTTGGCCAAGAAGATTGTTTTTTTGCCTTCTGTGGTTATTCAAAAACGGAAGCCCATCATAGCTTTGGGCCGGCTGTTCGGGATGTTTATGTCATTCATATCGTACTGGAGGGACGGGGGACTTACTCCGTTGGCAATCAGCGCTATGATTTGCAGGAAGGGCAGGGCTTTGTGGTGCCACCGGGTCAGTCGGTCTTTTATCAGGCTGATGGAGAAGAGCCATGGTCTTATGTCTGGATGGGACTGGGTGGGCACCTCTTGCCTCGTTATCTACAGGCTCTGGGACTACAGTCTGGCCAATGGTCTTTTGAGTTGCCTTCTTTGCAGGAATTTAAGGCCTTGGTCTTTGAAAGTCTGGCCTATGAGGGCAGCGGAATAACAGCTGAACTAGCTCTGCAAAGGCAAGTTTATCGCTTTCTAGAGCTCTTGTCCCAACGTCTTAAGCAGACATCTTTAATCACGGAAAGTCGTCGAGTCAATCCTTATGTCCAGCAGGTCTTGGAACTGCTGAGCAGTCATCTGCCAGAAAGTCTATCTGTACAGGAGTTAGCTCAGAAATTGGCTCTGCATCCTTCCTACCTATCTCGGCTTTTCAAGGATGAAGTAGGCAAGGGGATTAAGGAGTACAGTAATGATTTGCGGCTCAATATGGCAGCTGATTTGCTGACGAGCAGCCAGCTTTCGGTGGAAGAGATTGCCAGTAAGACAGGCTTTGCTGGAACACAGAGCTTTTCAAAAGCCTTCAAAAAGGCGCGTGGCCAGTCGCCCTTGAATTTTCGCAAGGCTAGCTCTCATCTGGGACAGGAGCTGTAA